One genomic segment of Amycolatopsis sp. Hca4 includes these proteins:
- a CDS encoding FAD:protein FMN transferase encodes MTAAFPALGTTAELVVTDSTRLGEAAALLRSELAAIDAACSRFRADSEISRLHSTAGRQVRVGPLLAEALGVALRAARLTEGLVDPTVGAAVRALGYDRDFACLAGDRDTGGAGDRDTAAVPAPGWHRVLFDPGRRLVVLPRGVHLDLGATAKALAADRAARRIHGAVGCGVLVNLGGDLRAAGPPPRGGWQIALGDDHAAAVARPDTTVALHRDGALATSGTTRRRWHHGGRTVHHIVDPRTGDVPGPRWRTVTVAAKSTVDANTASTAAIVLGADAPGWLEQRHLPARLVGVDGDVVTTPGWPGERQAA; translated from the coding sequence GTGACCGCGGCGTTCCCGGCGCTGGGCACGACGGCGGAGCTGGTGGTGACGGATTCCACCCGGCTGGGGGAGGCGGCCGCGCTGCTGCGTTCGGAGCTGGCCGCGATCGACGCGGCGTGCAGCCGGTTCCGGGCGGATTCGGAGATTTCGCGGCTGCACTCGACGGCGGGAAGGCAGGTGCGGGTGGGGCCGCTGCTGGCGGAGGCGCTGGGGGTGGCCCTGCGCGCGGCCCGGCTGACGGAGGGATTGGTCGACCCGACGGTGGGGGCGGCGGTGCGCGCGCTGGGGTACGACCGTGATTTCGCCTGCCTGGCCGGTGATCGGGACACGGGGGGTGCCGGTGATCGGGACACCGCCGCCGTTCCCGCTCCGGGCTGGCACCGCGTCCTCTTCGATCCCGGCCGGCGGCTCGTCGTCCTCCCGCGGGGCGTGCACCTCGACCTCGGCGCGACCGCCAAGGCCCTTGCCGCCGATCGGGCCGCGCGGCGGATCCACGGCGCCGTCGGCTGCGGGGTTCTCGTGAACCTCGGCGGTGATCTGCGCGCCGCCGGACCCCCGCCGCGCGGTGGCTGGCAGATCGCGCTCGGCGATGACCACGCCGCGGCCGTCGCGCGGCCGGACACCACCGTCGCCCTGCACCGGGATGGTGCGCTCGCCACCTCCGGCACCACGCGGCGGCGGTGGCACCACGGCGGCCGGACCGTGCACCACATCGTCGACCCGCGCACCGGCGACGTTCCCGGCCCGCGCTGGCGCACCGTCACCGTCGCCGCCAAGTCCACTGTGGACGCCAACACGGCGAGCACCGCCGCGATCGTCCTCGGCGCCGACGCGCCCGGCTGGCTCGAACAGAGGCACCTGCCCGCGCGGCTGGTCGGCGTCGACGGCGACGTCGTCACAACGCCCGGCTGGCCCGGCGAAAGGCAAGCAGCATGA
- a CDS encoding alkaline phosphatase family protein yields the protein MIRKRIFAAFAAAALVTAGAVTAATAGAEPAAVRPTAAAVPAFDHIVLVMFENKKYSSINGSSSAPYFNTLASQSAKFTSSFAITHPSQPNYVALFSGATQGVTDDTCPANLGAKANLGRQLIDAGKTFKGYSEAMPSDGYTGCSSGTYRRKHNSWVDFSNVPAASNVRFSSFPSDFTQLPTVAFVTPDMCNDMHDCSIGTGDTWLKKNLDAYAQWAKTHNSLLITTFDEDSNTSVNQIFTTFTGANVKVGSYSETINHYTVLRTIEAAYGLPGIGNAASKSPILDVWQ from the coding sequence ATGATCCGCAAGCGGATCTTCGCCGCGTTCGCCGCGGCCGCCCTGGTCACCGCCGGAGCCGTCACCGCGGCCACCGCCGGCGCCGAGCCCGCCGCCGTCCGGCCGACCGCCGCGGCCGTGCCGGCGTTCGACCACATCGTCCTCGTCATGTTCGAGAACAAGAAGTACTCCTCGATCAACGGCAGTTCCAGTGCGCCCTACTTCAACACCCTCGCCTCGCAGAGCGCGAAGTTCACCAGCTCCTTCGCGATCACGCACCCGAGCCAGCCCAACTACGTCGCCCTCTTCTCCGGGGCCACGCAGGGCGTCACCGACGACACCTGCCCCGCCAACCTCGGCGCGAAGGCCAACCTCGGCCGCCAGCTGATCGACGCGGGCAAGACCTTCAAGGGCTACTCCGAAGCCATGCCCTCGGACGGCTACACCGGCTGCTCCAGCGGCACCTACCGCCGCAAGCACAACAGCTGGGTCGACTTCTCGAACGTCCCCGCCGCGAGCAACGTCCGGTTCTCGAGCTTCCCGTCCGACTTCACCCAGCTCCCGACCGTCGCCTTCGTGACGCCGGATATGTGCAACGACATGCACGACTGCAGCATCGGCACCGGCGACACCTGGCTGAAGAAGAACCTCGACGCCTACGCCCAGTGGGCCAAGACGCACAACAGCCTGCTGATCACCACCTTCGACGAGGACAGCAACACCTCGGTCAACCAGATCTTCACCACCTTCACCGGCGCGAACGTCAAGGTCGGCAGCTACAGCGAAACGATCAACCACTACACCGTGCTGCGCACCATCGAGGCGGCCTACGGCCTGCCCGGCATCGGCAACGCCGCGAGCAAGTCGCCGATCCTCGACGTCTGGCAGTAA
- a CDS encoding glycoside hydrolase family 6 protein, with translation MRTQTWLVAAALALTGLAPAAPALAADGSPLEKTNGFYVDPDSNPAVWVRDHPGDSLAGPIRTSIATKPTARWFGNWSGDIRAAVDSYTYTADLADKLPVLVAYNIPGRDCGGESTGGAGSPQAYRDWISAFADGIGGKPAVVIIEPDALAQLDCLPGDARQTRVDLLKFAATQFAQKAPNTWAYLDGGNATWIPAATMAARLQQVGVQSVHGFALNVSNFATTAESTAYGKAVGSALGYPAPFVVDTSRNGAGHGTDSEWCNPPKRKLGATSQLGGGPEMQLWIKVPGDSDGSCGYGSGIPAGTFSPVLAGHLIKGD, from the coding sequence ATGCGCACCCAGACCTGGCTCGTGGCCGCCGCACTGGCCCTCACCGGGCTCGCCCCCGCCGCCCCCGCCCTCGCCGCGGACGGCAGCCCGCTCGAGAAGACGAACGGCTTCTACGTCGACCCGGACTCGAACCCGGCGGTGTGGGTCCGCGACCACCCGGGCGACAGCCTCGCCGGTCCGATCCGGACGTCGATCGCGACCAAGCCCACCGCCCGCTGGTTCGGCAACTGGAGCGGGGACATCCGGGCGGCGGTCGACTCCTACACCTACACCGCCGACCTCGCCGACAAGCTGCCCGTCCTGGTCGCCTACAACATCCCCGGCCGCGACTGCGGCGGCGAGTCGACCGGCGGCGCGGGCAGCCCGCAGGCCTACCGCGACTGGATCTCCGCGTTCGCCGACGGCATCGGCGGCAAGCCGGCCGTCGTGATCATCGAGCCGGACGCGCTGGCCCAGCTCGACTGCCTGCCCGGTGACGCCCGCCAGACGCGCGTCGACCTGCTGAAGTTCGCCGCGACGCAGTTCGCGCAGAAGGCACCGAACACCTGGGCCTACCTGGACGGCGGCAACGCCACCTGGATCCCGGCCGCGACGATGGCCGCGCGCCTGCAGCAGGTGGGCGTGCAGTCCGTCCACGGCTTCGCGCTCAACGTGTCCAACTTCGCCACCACGGCCGAGTCGACGGCCTACGGCAAGGCCGTCGGCTCGGCACTGGGTTACCCGGCCCCCTTCGTGGTCGACACCAGCCGCAACGGCGCCGGCCACGGCACGGACTCCGAGTGGTGCAACCCGCCGAAGCGCAAGCTGGGTGCGACGTCCCAGCTCGGCGGCGGCCCGGAGATGCAGCTGTGGATCAAGGTCCCCGGCGACTCCGACGGCAGCTGCGGCTACGGCTCGGGCATCCCGGCGGGGACGTTCAGCCCGGTGCTGGCCGGCCACCTGATCAAGGGCGACTGA
- a CDS encoding PHB depolymerase family esterase, with protein sequence MRKLAFAGLAAITAAVLTTVGVAAADPPPSSLVQISSFGANPGNLAMYTYTPAGLGTGRPVVVALHGCTQSAADYYAHSGWPELADRWRFEVVFPQTSTANNSLKCFTWFDPADDTRGNGEAASIRSMVDKAVADHGSDNSRVFVTGLSAGGGMAADLLAAYPDVFAGGGINAGLPAQCATSLTQASGCQQNDQRLTPAQWAAKVTAQNPGYGGPWPRVAIWQGTGDYTVYPVNGTELRDQWTAVHGISQTPTSTQSLPGGTTLTNYGGKVQLYSIAGMGHGTAVDPGTGTTQCGSTGAYFLAGICSSYYTGVFFGLDGGSGTPTTTPTTVPTTTSTPAGTCVSASNYAHTQAGRAHQSGGQTYANGSNQAMGLWNTFTVHALRETSPGYWVLADGQCQARTRLSFEIRTGILDRWSGPTT encoded by the coding sequence ATGCGCAAGCTCGCGTTCGCCGGTCTCGCCGCGATCACCGCCGCCGTGCTCACCACGGTCGGGGTGGCCGCCGCCGATCCGCCGCCGTCGTCCCTCGTCCAGATCTCCTCCTTCGGCGCCAATCCCGGCAACCTGGCCATGTACACCTACACCCCGGCCGGGCTGGGGACGGGCCGTCCGGTGGTCGTCGCGCTGCACGGCTGCACGCAGAGCGCCGCCGACTACTACGCCCACTCCGGCTGGCCCGAGCTGGCCGACCGCTGGCGGTTCGAGGTCGTGTTCCCGCAGACGTCCACGGCGAACAACTCGCTGAAGTGCTTCACCTGGTTCGATCCCGCCGACGACACGCGCGGCAACGGCGAAGCGGCGTCGATCCGGTCCATGGTGGACAAGGCGGTCGCCGACCACGGCTCGGACAACTCACGCGTGTTCGTCACGGGGTTGTCGGCGGGCGGCGGGATGGCGGCCGACTTGCTCGCCGCGTACCCGGACGTCTTCGCGGGCGGCGGCATCAACGCGGGCCTTCCGGCGCAGTGCGCCACGAGCCTCACGCAGGCGTCGGGCTGCCAGCAGAACGACCAGCGCCTGACCCCGGCCCAGTGGGCGGCGAAGGTCACCGCGCAGAACCCCGGTTACGGCGGACCGTGGCCGCGCGTGGCGATCTGGCAGGGCACGGGTGACTACACGGTCTACCCGGTCAACGGCACGGAGCTGCGCGACCAGTGGACGGCGGTGCACGGCATCTCCCAGACACCGACGAGCACGCAGTCCCTCCCCGGCGGCACGACGTTGACGAACTACGGCGGCAAGGTCCAGCTGTATTCGATCGCGGGCATGGGCCACGGAACGGCGGTCGACCCGGGCACCGGAACAACGCAGTGCGGCAGCACGGGCGCGTACTTCCTGGCCGGCATCTGTTCCAGCTACTACACCGGAGTGTTCTTCGGGCTGGACGGCGGATCGGGCACCCCGACGACTACCCCGACAACTGTGCCGACGACGACCAGCACGCCGGCGGGCACGTGCGTGAGCGCCAGCAACTACGCCCACACGCAGGCGGGCCGCGCCCACCAGAGCGGCGGCCAGACGTACGCGAACGGCTCGAACCAGGCGATGGGGCTGTGGAACACGTTCACCGTGCACGCGCTGCGGGAGACGTCCCCGGGGTACTGGGTCCTCGCCGACGGGCAGTGTCAGGCCAGAACTCGCTTGTCGTTCGAGATCAGGACAGGCATCCTCGACCGGTGGAGTGGACCGACGACCTGA
- a CDS encoding tannase/feruloyl esterase family alpha/beta hydrolase, whose translation MRGWLAWVLAGALTAALPASASAAGGGCSVRVPGAELSVAACLDDLTTTGTLASGHTVQADWAGLTSAGLPTFGAVPGVQVDGYFPDSSTANTNHGWNHDAQFVLRLPDRWNGGLVVSGAPGVRRQYANDRAIGDQALAEGYAFAATDKGNTGAEFFTDGVRPGDALAEWNSRVTQLTLAARSAAARHYGRPVAKTLAAGLSNGGYLVRWQLENRPWLYDGGVDWEGTLWRADGPNLLTFLPPALRAYPAYAAGSEAAHQSIVDAGFAPGSEFLWDYHYRVYWDLTQRIYREEVDPSFDGAGQAGVPFCASGTPSCDADYAYASRPPSVARAVERISLTGRIGKPLLTLHGTLDTLLPITRDSDVYDRMIRDSGRGALHRYYRIEGGNHVDGLVDAYPDRLRPLGPCFRTAFDALGGWLRGVRPPASATIARPAGATPSELAKACDLVSRP comes from the coding sequence GTGCGGGGTTGGCTGGCTTGGGTTCTGGCGGGAGCGCTCACGGCAGCGCTGCCGGCGTCGGCGTCCGCCGCGGGCGGGGGCTGCTCGGTGCGGGTGCCCGGCGCCGAGCTGTCCGTGGCCGCCTGCCTGGACGACCTGACCACGACCGGGACGCTCGCGTCCGGGCACACCGTCCAGGCGGACTGGGCCGGGCTGACGTCGGCGGGCCTGCCCACCTTCGGCGCCGTCCCCGGCGTGCAGGTCGACGGGTACTTCCCGGACTCCTCGACGGCGAACACCAACCACGGCTGGAACCACGACGCGCAGTTCGTGCTGCGCCTGCCGGACCGGTGGAACGGCGGCCTGGTCGTTTCCGGCGCGCCCGGCGTCCGGCGCCAGTACGCGAACGACCGGGCCATCGGCGACCAGGCACTGGCCGAGGGCTACGCGTTCGCCGCCACCGACAAGGGCAACACCGGCGCGGAGTTCTTCACCGACGGCGTCCGCCCGGGAGACGCGCTGGCGGAGTGGAATTCCCGTGTCACGCAGCTGACGCTCGCCGCGCGTTCGGCCGCGGCCCGGCACTACGGCCGTCCGGTCGCGAAGACGCTCGCCGCCGGGCTCTCCAACGGCGGGTACCTCGTGCGGTGGCAGCTGGAGAACCGGCCGTGGCTCTACGACGGCGGTGTCGACTGGGAAGGGACGCTGTGGCGGGCCGACGGGCCGAACCTGCTGACGTTCCTCCCGCCGGCCCTGCGCGCGTACCCGGCGTACGCCGCCGGCTCGGAGGCGGCCCACCAGTCCATTGTGGACGCCGGGTTCGCGCCGGGCTCGGAGTTCCTGTGGGACTACCACTACCGTGTCTACTGGGACCTGACCCAGCGGATCTACCGCGAAGAGGTCGACCCGTCGTTCGACGGCGCCGGGCAAGCGGGGGTGCCGTTCTGCGCTTCGGGAACGCCGTCCTGCGACGCGGACTACGCGTATGCGTCCCGGCCGCCTTCGGTGGCGCGGGCGGTCGAGCGGATTTCGCTGACCGGGCGGATCGGCAAGCCGCTGCTGACACTGCACGGCACCTTGGACACGCTGCTGCCGATCACGCGCGACTCCGACGTCTACGACCGGATGATCCGCGATTCGGGCCGCGGCGCGCTGCACCGCTACTACCGGATCGAGGGCGGCAACCACGTCGACGGGCTCGTGGACGCCTACCCGGACCGGCTGCGCCCGCTGGGCCCGTGCTTCCGCACCGCGTTCGACGCCCTCGGCGGGTGGCTGCGCGGGGTGCGTCCCCCGGCCTCGGCGACGATCGCCCGCCCCGCCGGTGCGACGCCGTCGGAGCTGGCGAAGGCGTGCGACCTGGTCAGTCGCCCTTGA
- a CDS encoding PD40 domain-containing protein, protein MKTRILIAVAGVLVLAGAAVAYVGFASARSHDVTATGAVRLDPGPRLLFRSTADADRGHVATVSATDPAGPRTVSPLSCARVYAAGGTGLCLRQDGDLTTYQLAVLDAGLAVQRELPLVGLPNRARVSASGRMLAWTVFVTGDSYNGGMFSTRAGILDTATGDLAGTLEDYAVTRDGKPYQAADLNFWGVTFTADDRHFYATMSTAGHRYLVAGDFAAHTVRTLRENVECPSLSPDGTRVAFKSAVDGDPARGWRLSVLDLATAKVTPLAETRSVDDQPAWLDGRTIGYGLPRGPGHADVWSVPADGSGPPRLLIPDAESPAAL, encoded by the coding sequence GTGAAGACCCGCATCCTGATCGCGGTCGCCGGGGTGCTCGTGCTCGCCGGGGCCGCGGTCGCGTACGTCGGGTTCGCGAGCGCGCGCAGCCACGACGTCACCGCGACCGGCGCGGTCCGCCTGGACCCCGGGCCGCGGCTGCTGTTCCGCAGCACCGCCGACGCCGACCGCGGGCACGTCGCCACGGTGTCCGCCACCGATCCCGCCGGCCCGCGGACGGTGTCGCCGCTGTCGTGCGCGCGCGTGTACGCCGCCGGTGGCACCGGGCTCTGCCTGCGCCAGGACGGCGACCTGACCACCTACCAGCTGGCGGTGCTCGACGCCGGCCTGGCGGTGCAGCGGGAGCTCCCGCTGGTCGGGCTGCCCAACCGGGCGCGGGTTTCGGCGAGCGGCCGGATGCTCGCGTGGACGGTCTTCGTCACCGGCGACTCCTACAACGGCGGCATGTTCTCCACCCGCGCCGGCATCCTCGACACGGCGACGGGCGACCTCGCGGGCACGCTGGAGGATTACGCGGTGACCCGCGACGGCAAGCCGTACCAGGCGGCCGACCTCAACTTCTGGGGCGTGACGTTCACCGCCGACGACCGCCACTTCTACGCGACGATGTCGACGGCGGGCCACCGCTACCTGGTCGCGGGCGACTTCGCCGCGCACACGGTCCGCACGCTGCGCGAGAACGTCGAGTGCCCGTCGCTGTCCCCGGACGGGACGCGGGTGGCGTTCAAGTCCGCTGTGGACGGTGACCCGGCGCGGGGGTGGCGGTTGTCGGTGCTCGACCTGGCGACGGCGAAGGTGACGCCGCTGGCCGAGACCCGCAGCGTCGACGACCAGCCGGCCTGGCTCGACGGCCGCACGATCGGCTACGGCCTGCCCCGCGGCCCGGGCCACGCGGACGTCTGGTCGGTCCCGGCCGACGGCTCGGGCCCGCCCCGGCTGCTGATCCCGGACGCGGAGTCCCCGGCCGCCCTGTGA
- a CDS encoding aminotransferase class IV family protein yields the protein MSFFAVHHNGRPATAEELAPLAFAGYAHFTAVQVRDGRVRGLDLHLDRLRTASAELFGRTLPDDRVRSYLRSALAAGPADVSLTATVFSPAGEEPEVLVRTGPPATAPSGPLTLAITEYERFLPEVKHVGEVAKTYLHRQALAQDVDDAAFVDRRGRFTEATIWNLAFWDGTAVVWPDAPMLRGTTMGIVARQLDRLGVPQRAEELTEADLPGLAGAVVMNSWTPGVAVRRLGTVAWPAAPPFVDLLHRAYEAEPPTAP from the coding sequence ATGTCCTTCTTCGCGGTACACCACAACGGGCGGCCGGCCACGGCCGAGGAGCTGGCCCCGCTCGCGTTCGCGGGCTACGCGCACTTCACCGCCGTGCAGGTGCGCGATGGCCGGGTCCGCGGCCTCGACCTGCACCTGGACCGGCTGCGGACGGCGTCGGCCGAGCTGTTCGGCCGGACCCTGCCCGACGACCGGGTGCGGTCGTACCTGCGGTCGGCGCTGGCCGCCGGGCCCGCCGACGTCTCCCTGACCGCGACGGTGTTCTCACCGGCCGGGGAGGAACCGGAGGTGCTGGTCCGCACCGGTCCCCCGGCCACCGCGCCGTCCGGGCCGCTCACGCTGGCGATCACGGAGTACGAACGGTTCCTCCCGGAGGTGAAGCACGTCGGCGAGGTGGCCAAGACCTACCTGCACCGGCAGGCGCTCGCCCAGGACGTCGACGACGCGGCGTTCGTCGACCGCCGGGGCCGGTTCACCGAGGCCACCATCTGGAACCTGGCCTTCTGGGACGGCACCGCGGTGGTGTGGCCCGACGCCCCGATGCTGCGCGGGACGACGATGGGCATCGTGGCCCGCCAGCTCGACCGCCTCGGCGTGCCCCAGCGCGCCGAGGAGCTGACCGAGGCCGACCTGCCGGGCCTGGCCGGGGCCGTGGTGATGAACTCGTGGACACCGGGCGTGGCCGTGCGGCGGCTCGGGACCGTGGCGTGGCCGGCGGCACCGCCCTTCGTGGACCTGCTGCACCGGGCGTACGAGGCGGAGCCGCCGACCGCGCCTTGA
- a CDS encoding MFS transporter yields MSRRKLSAVGANVFALGAVSLVTDVSSEMVTAVLPVYLVLGLHLSPAAYGLVDGLYTGATAVLRIAGGYVADRIRRRKVVAGAGYALSAVMKLGLLVAGSSAAAIGAVITLDRAGKGLRTAPRDALITLSAPEPLLGRAFGVHRAMDSVGAFAGPLVALAVLAAVGAANPEAFDAVFVVSFCIAAIGVLLLVLFVRDRRTPKAAGTPVSPRAAAALLRGHGVRRLLVAACVLGLATVGDGFVYLLLQHKEDIATGWFPLLAVGTNLSYLLLAAPLGALADRIGRLPVVLGGYGALALVYLLLAGPVSGWLLFVLALALYGAFYAATDGVLMALAGPLLPESLRTTGISLVQTAQALAYFASSVLFGLAWQFWGADLAIAVAAGGAVVAIATTFAVLRKART; encoded by the coding sequence GTGTCCCGGCGCAAGCTCTCGGCGGTCGGCGCGAACGTCTTCGCGCTGGGTGCGGTCAGCCTGGTCACCGACGTGTCCTCGGAGATGGTCACCGCGGTCCTGCCGGTGTACCTGGTCCTCGGCCTGCACCTGAGCCCGGCCGCGTACGGCCTGGTCGACGGCCTCTACACCGGTGCGACGGCGGTGCTGCGGATCGCCGGCGGGTACGTCGCCGACCGGATCCGGCGGCGCAAGGTCGTGGCCGGCGCCGGCTACGCGCTGTCCGCGGTGATGAAGCTCGGCCTGCTCGTGGCCGGGTCGTCGGCGGCCGCGATCGGCGCGGTGATCACCCTCGACCGCGCCGGCAAGGGCCTGCGCACGGCGCCGCGGGACGCGCTGATCACGTTGTCGGCCCCCGAACCGCTGCTCGGCCGCGCCTTCGGCGTGCACCGCGCGATGGACAGCGTGGGCGCGTTCGCCGGGCCGCTGGTCGCGCTCGCCGTGCTGGCCGCGGTCGGCGCGGCGAACCCCGAGGCCTTCGACGCGGTGTTCGTCGTCAGCTTCTGCATCGCCGCGATCGGCGTGCTGCTCCTGGTGCTGTTCGTCCGCGACCGCCGGACGCCGAAGGCCGCCGGGACACCGGTTTCGCCGCGCGCGGCGGCGGCGTTGCTGCGCGGGCACGGGGTGCGGCGGCTGCTGGTGGCCGCCTGCGTGCTCGGGCTGGCCACGGTCGGCGACGGGTTCGTCTACCTGCTGCTGCAGCACAAGGAGGACATCGCCACCGGCTGGTTCCCGCTGCTCGCGGTGGGCACGAACCTCAGCTACCTGCTGCTCGCCGCGCCGCTGGGCGCGCTCGCCGACCGGATCGGACGGCTGCCGGTGGTGCTCGGCGGCTACGGCGCGCTCGCGCTGGTCTACCTGCTGCTGGCCGGCCCGGTGTCCGGCTGGCTGCTGTTCGTCCTCGCGCTCGCGCTGTACGGCGCGTTCTACGCGGCGACCGACGGTGTCCTGATGGCTCTCGCCGGCCCTCTGCTGCCGGAGTCGTTGCGCACCACGGGGATTTCCCTCGTCCAGACCGCGCAGGCGCTGGCCTACTTCGCCTCGTCCGTCCTGTTCGGACTCGCCTGGCAGTTCTGGGGCGCGGACCTCGCCATCGCCGTCGCCGCGGGCGGGGCGGTGGTCGCGATCGCCACGACGTTCGCGGTGCTGCGGAAGGCGAGGACGTGA
- a CDS encoding TetR/AcrR family transcriptional regulator, whose translation MARSGDFVDVRVQRSKTAVLAQTYELLSAGGIGGVSIDEVSRRSGVSKTTIYRHWPSRAALLIEACSTIGSAPPVPDTGSFGGDLLALAEALAEQLRSARWAAVLPSIVDAAEREPELAGLHADLHARLMAPFGVVTERARARGELAADRGPADVTAAVAGPLFYRRWFSREPLDAAFVTRVAEDALGHLGV comes from the coding sequence GTGGCCCGATCCGGGGACTTCGTCGACGTTCGAGTCCAGCGGTCCAAGACGGCGGTGCTCGCCCAGACCTACGAGTTGCTCTCGGCGGGCGGTATCGGCGGCGTCAGCATCGACGAGGTGTCGCGACGCTCGGGCGTCTCCAAGACCACGATCTACCGCCACTGGCCATCACGGGCCGCACTGCTGATCGAAGCGTGCTCGACGATCGGGTCGGCACCTCCGGTCCCCGACACGGGCAGCTTCGGCGGGGATCTCCTCGCCTTGGCCGAGGCGTTGGCCGAGCAGCTGCGCAGCGCCCGCTGGGCGGCGGTCCTGCCCTCCATCGTGGACGCCGCCGAGCGCGAGCCCGAACTGGCCGGGCTCCACGCGGATCTCCACGCCCGGTTGATGGCTCCGTTCGGTGTGGTGACCGAACGCGCGCGAGCTCGCGGTGAGCTGGCCGCGGACCGTGGGCCGGCCGACGTCACCGCCGCCGTCGCCGGCCCGCTGTTCTACCGCCGCTGGTTCTCCCGCGAACCGCTCGACGCCGCGTTCGTCACGCGCGTCGCCGAGGACGCCCTCGGCCATCTCGGCGTCTAG
- a CDS encoding ferric reductase-like transmembrane domain-containing protein, producing the protein MIWYFSRATGLVSLVLFTGVVVLGALGAGRFATREWPRFAVAAVHRNLALTSLAFLAAHIASAVLDGYVPLGWLDVVVPFGSDYRPLWVGLGAVAVDLLLAIVVTSLVRTRLPARAWRAVHWLAYLCWPVALVHGFGMAENDSAYGWIAALDVLCLLAVLGAVGYRAAHVREFAALGGPR; encoded by the coding sequence ATGATCTGGTACTTCAGCCGCGCCACCGGGCTCGTCTCGCTGGTGCTGTTCACCGGCGTCGTCGTCCTCGGCGCGCTCGGCGCCGGGCGGTTCGCCACCCGCGAGTGGCCGCGGTTCGCCGTCGCCGCCGTGCACCGGAACCTCGCGCTGACCAGCCTGGCCTTCCTCGCCGCGCACATCGCGTCGGCCGTCCTCGACGGGTACGTGCCGCTCGGCTGGCTCGACGTCGTCGTCCCGTTCGGCTCGGACTACCGGCCGCTGTGGGTCGGGCTCGGCGCCGTCGCGGTCGACCTGCTGCTCGCGATCGTCGTCACCAGCCTCGTGCGCACCCGGCTGCCGGCGCGGGCTTGGCGCGCCGTGCACTGGCTGGCTTACCTGTGCTGGCCGGTCGCACTGGTCCACGGCTTCGGCATGGCCGAAAACGACTCCGCGTACGGCTGGATCGCCGCGCTCGACGTGCTGTGTCTGCTGGCCGTGCTCGGCGCCGTCGGCTACCGCGCGGCCCACGTCCGCGAGTTCGCTGCCCTGGGAGGCCCGCGATGA
- a CDS encoding VOC family protein, protein MKFASVRLVTDDLPTLTAFYSTLTDTEPVTPYGSGDYAELHTEGGIVALADSAAVKRFNNNAAVAAANRSAILEFEVDDVDAERARLGDQVTAWVQEPTDQPWGNRSMLLRDPDGNLINIYSTGH, encoded by the coding sequence GTGAAGTTCGCCTCAGTACGCCTCGTCACCGATGACCTGCCCACCCTGACCGCTTTCTACTCCACGCTCACGGACACCGAGCCGGTGACCCCCTACGGGTCCGGCGACTACGCCGAACTGCACACCGAAGGCGGCATCGTCGCGCTGGCCGACAGCGCGGCGGTCAAGCGTTTCAACAACAACGCCGCCGTGGCGGCCGCCAACCGGTCCGCCATCCTCGAGTTCGAGGTCGACGACGTCGACGCCGAACGCGCCCGGCTGGGCGACCAGGTCACCGCGTGGGTTCAGGAACCCACCGACCAGCCATGGGGTAACCGGTCGATGCTCCTGCGCGACCCCGACGGCAACCTCATCAACATCTACTCCACCGGACACTGA